A stretch of Solea senegalensis isolate Sse05_10M linkage group LG10, IFAPA_SoseM_1, whole genome shotgun sequence DNA encodes these proteins:
- the fam174b gene encoding membrane protein FAM174B codes for MLKCPLVVSLILAVVSRIIGEPQTLPSVALHLSSTPSSSIISDREGANVTDAAALGSHVSSSFMTHLPALKNIVLFICVLTAALVTCLLTRVLRSGKKIRKTRKYDIITTPAERVEMAPLNEEHDDEDDSVLFDVKYR; via the exons ATGTTGAAGTGCCCTCTGGTTGTAAGTTTGATTCTCGCGGTAGTTTCGCGGATCATCGGGGAGCCGCAGACTCTTCCCTCTGTCGCGCTGCACTTGAGCTCCACGCcgtcctcctccatcatcagtGACCGCGAGGGCGCGAACGTGACAGATGCTGCTGCGCTGGGATCTCACGTGTCGTCATCCTTCATGACGCATCTGCCCGCGCTGAAAAACATCGTGCTCTTCATCTGCGTGTTAACAGCTGCTCTCGTCACGTGTCTGCTCACCAGAGTGCTCAG ATCTGGGAAAAAGATCAGAAAAACACGGAAATATGACATCATAACAACACCAGCAGAGCGCGTTGAGATGGCGCCACTGAATGAGGAGCATGACGATGAGGATGACTCCGTTCTGTTTGATGTCAAATACAG gtga